In Esox lucius isolate fEsoLuc1 chromosome 3, fEsoLuc1.pri, whole genome shotgun sequence, the sequence ATCAGTGAAACGACAGACAAAAGGTCAACTGCAGAGTAGGTCAATTTCAATATGTCAACGCTCAACTTCCCAGCTGTTTTAGTCCCGTGCTGTAACAGTGTTTAGTGAGCCTTTACACATGGGCAGATACTGTGTGAGCATGTATGAGAGCCAAGTCTTGCACCTGGCTCAGTCTTGATATCAGCAATGCTGCTTGTGGCCACATCATTTTTCTGTGTCTACCTTTAAAGTGCAGTCCATGTTATTCATGACCTGTATTGGGTGGAGGGGGTATggtaaaaagaacaaaacagacTCCCGCAACCTGGATATGAAACATCTGAGAGCTTCAAAGGATTGGCctaatgttgaaacagaacCTCTGATGTTGGCCTGTTGTTAAAACCCTCACACTGGGTACTGAAAGCCTTCTTattgttaacagaaaacaatCAAATTGGAAATTGCTCACCAGGGGGAATCATAGTGAGCCAACATAGGTGCTGGCTGGCGGCCTCCATTCCAGTTAAAAGCTTTTCCTGGCAGCCAAAAAAGGCAGCCCGCTGGATGTCTGATGTGTAGCTGTGCTTGAAATAAAGTTGACTGTTGTAGCTAACAGGTTTCCATCATCAGTAACTATAAGTGTATCTGGAAAGTGGCGTGTCTTCCATCAAGTCATCctggagagggggaaaaaacaaggaTTAGTTATAATCTATTACTATTGTATAACACTACAGTTTATCACGTCCAACTCTTGAAAATCATCCATCCCACATTCATAAAAGTGGCATGCCATAGAAAACCTGATTCTAACATATCCTCAGTACACAATTCTCACCATTGGCAGATCTTGCAGGCGGTGGAACTCGGGGTGGTTGGTCTGTTTGCGCAGTTTGAGGAAGAGGACAATGGAGACCACAGCTGTGGTGACGACGAAGACAAAGACCATGCTAGCCAACAGAGGAtccagaggagaggggaggggagggccTTTGTCTGGAACAACATAACCATTGAGTGATTGATGTAATTATTTAATGATTGCCTAGTTtttggtgtatttttttttcactgaaCAATATATTAATTAGTTTATTTGTCAGTGTACTGAGGGGAGTAGATTTGTGGGAGGACAAGGTGTcatccccccccctcccccgatAAACCGACAGGTCAATTAGAGCCTCCCAGAGAAAGTCTGGAaccattgcccccccccccccccccatttgccACACAAACATACGCCCTTGCTCTTACCGTCATCTCCGACATTGAGCTCAGATGGAAACTCCTGGTGAGGTGGGTCGGCGGGGGAAGGTACATGGGCAGTGTCGGAGGTCTGGGTCTGCTCAGTGGTGAGAGGCTGGGTCGGTGCGGGGGTCAGTGCTGGGGTGCTGGGTCCAACAGAGGACTGGATCAGTGTTATAACACGGGATGGAGGTTGGGTGGTACCTAAAACAGAAGATGTAGAGTTGGTGAGGTGGTCTTCAGCAGGGCCTGTCCCCTAGGGTGGATGGGCGACTAAGGCTGTCCCCTAGGGTGGATGGGCGACTAAGGCTGTCCCATAGGGTGGATGGGCGACTATGGCTGTCCCCTAGGGTGGATGGGCGACTATGGCTGTCCCATAGGGTGGATGGGCGACTATGGCTGTCCCCTAGGGTGGATGGGCGACTATGGCTGTCCCCTAGGGTGGATGGAGAGCTAAGGCTGTCCCATAGGGTGGATGGAGAGCTAAGGCTGTCCCCTAGGGTGGATGGAGAGCTAAGGCTGTCCCCTAGGGTGGATAGAGAGCTAAGGCTGTCCCCTAGGGTGGATGGGCGGCTAAGGCTGTCCCCTAGGGTGGATAGAGAGCTAAGGCTGTCCCCTAGGGTGGATGACAGTCCCAAAAGGGATGAAGAGAAGGAGACATCTAGAGAGgttgacagacacagacaaatgaAATGACTACAGTATTTACAACAACGCTGGGCATGTCATGAGTGTTATTTTGTAAATACTGGATCTCCATGAGGATATGTATCATTCACAAACTATCTAAAATGGTGAAATGAAAGAAGGGGAAAGGGAGATTGTCTGTGCTCCTGGTATGCTGCCTGCTGGAGGGTTGGATCCTGAAGCAAGCTTCCGTGTACACAAACAAGCAGCTTTTACAGAATCCGTCTTTCTATTTCCAGACTGTACACAGCCCActttataaaacacaaatgctgGCCATATTAAGGACTACATTTGTGTAAACATAGGGAATATAGGATAACAATCCTAAATCGTTAAGTGAAATACCCTTTGGGTGACTGTACCTGTGAGAGTGCTGCCGTCCTGGCTGCTGGTGCCTCTGCTGACTCTGTGGGCAGGATTGGTAAGCTGACTGGTTACACCCATGTTGTCGTGCCTGATGTCATCCCTGTCACCAGCCGCTGTAACAGACCGCCTTTGTAGCAGACTGTCACTGTGAGTAACAGCTGGTTTGGTCAGGGCTCCATCCACCTGGTGAGTTGGGGTCTGATTTGTAGGATTCAGCTCTGGTCCGGGATCGCCATCTCCATTGACCAATGGGAACAATGGGTATGCAGTGGACATGCCCTCACGCTGGAGAGtgactggggggggggcggtggtCAAAGCATTGATCTGACCTGCAGAAAAATAATGACATCACTGTACAAATAGAATGCTTGCGATCTACACACGTCCCTTAAGAATATACAAATAAAGGAGAAATTATACAACATTTTGTTGGGAATATGTAAATTAACTGACAGAcatgagagaaagaaataggAGTATAACTGTGTTAGGCcttcaaaatgtgtttccagGGTAAATATCTTCCATTCAGGTTCCAAAGATGAACAAGAGTAAGCATTGTTCTAAAGTTAATGTGACCAAAATCATTTGGGATGAGTGACCTTTGGTCAGCCTTGATGCCATGTCATCTCCCACTGGTTAGGCAATGATACTAATTCAGAAACTACTGAATCAACCAGTTAGATAATATCAGATACTACTGAATCAACCAGTTAAATAATGTCAGATACTACGGAATCAACCAGTTAAATAATATCAGATACTACTGAATCATCCAGAATAAATAATAACAGATACTACTGAATCAACCAGTTAAATAATAACAGATACTACTAAATCAACCAGTTAAATAATAACAGATACTACTTAATCAACCAGTTAAATAATGTCAGATACTACTGAATCAACCAGTTAAGTAATATCAGATACAACTGAATCATCCAGAATAAATAATAACAGATACTACTGAATCAACCAGTTAAATAATAACAGATACTACTAAATCAACCAGTTAAATAATAACAGATACTACTGAATCAACCAGCTAAATAATATCAGATACTACTGAATCAACCAGTTAAATATACTACTGACTTTTTCTGTTCATATCTTTAATGGACTGTTAGTAACAAATCAGTTATGTTAATAGTCTggtcaacagtttttttttcccaaTTAAATGAATGGCCCAACAACCACTAGCTACCTGCTTCTGCTTCATAATAGTTCCATAATAACAGAACGTAATGGTTCCATAATAACCTAACAGCAGGTTTAGAAACTAATGTGCAGAACAGCTTTGCGAGATGTGGTTTAAGGACACGCACTGATCTTTGATTCTCCAGAGGCAAGGCCATAATGAATTGGACGCCACAAAATTGAGCACAGCAAAATGGGAAATGATGTATGCTTAGATTATCCTTCAAGACAATTAAGAAATGATTAGTATCAACAATTCcatctaaataaaaatacttaaaatagaatataagtaaagagaaacgtgATTAActaaaataaactaaaacaatGTGCGATAATAAACTATAATAAACAGGTATTAGTTTTATTGTATAAACTATCAACATATACAAATTACATCTAAACGTAGCCCGAGTTAAACAGCTATCAAACTTTTATCGgaatgataatgatgataaGGTATAGACTAACAAATCAGACTACGATCTCAGCGGGCTGTCTAttctaaacacacaaacacggttACCTCCTACCCTTTGTCTCAGATGAGCTGATAAGGATCATCAAAGCGCAAAGCACtagattattttcatttttcattttattttatttccgtGGTGAGATAAAACATTCAACGGCCTAAACCCCGGTTATCTTCTTTGCTGAGCGTGTTCTTAACTGTTATATCCGTTAGATTTGTTGACTGTGAACTGAACACCAATGCTAAAATACATAGGGGTCTGGCATTAGAAGAGATGAGTGCTGAAGGGGTGGGGTTGATAAAGTGACGCGCGGGGCGCAGTGTCACAATCAGGTCCAATTcaacacacaaagtgaaacgTTTTGACCAGCTCCGTGAGGAAGATGTCTGTCGATATAACTCAAAGCTCCAAGTGTTTTCTGAATATGTCACCCACGGCCATGGCCATGGCTCGGCTGAATCTCAATTGAAGGGGCGCGGCGCGGCGCACTCCAGTCAGCTGTCAACGCTTGCAACGTGCACTCCGTGCGTCCGAAGTAGAACCAAATATATAGGGTTCAATACTCGATTCTACGAAGTATCAGAAATACTGATGTGCGGTAAGTACGGGAATGGATATGTTTAAAAGATTCACTAAATTGttctttaatataaaaaaaaacatatttaactaGGCTATAGTTCCCTAGCCTAACTGAGTTAGCCTAGAGTGTTTTAATAGACTTATCGCTGCTGAAATGGTTTCTGGTCAGTAGGGTCAGCTAATGTGTCATTCACGACAGGACAATATATGCTGAACCCCTTTCCGAAAACGAATGTATTTCCTAGAATACTGCCAGCACCCGAGTAGCACTGAAAGAGGGAGACTTTAAAGGAGACAGCAAGAATCGACATTAACTGAAGAGTTAACCACCAGGTTACAACTTTTCACGGACGGGATGGAAATGGAGCCCCCTAACAGATTGGTGCTGAGTCCTGAACCCGGGGCTTTAGAATTAACCGAGGGGAACGTGGAGTCGGTATGTTCCAAATACACTTTGCGCGACAGAAGTTAAAGGTTTTTCATCCAGAAATACAgcttgcattctgtttgtaaGCATTCATGTTTTCTACTATGTGCAGCggaagaatacattttaatgtctcTAGGCTtctaaaatatttcatttgtgaTTTTATGCTATGCAAATGACAATAATAAGCTAATATCCTACACAAATCTAATATAGGCTATTGTCCTACACATTGGGCTTTGTGTTTTACTGAGATAAGGAtttcatctttctttcatctttcAAATGTAGGCCTATACGTTGACAGTGGTTTAATCGTTTTTTATACAATCAGTGGGAAGACTGTATGCAGTAAACTAGTTCAACTGGGGTATAGAGGGAAGGAAGCAGTTGTAACATGATATAGTATCAGTCAAATGTACTAATTATAACCATGCCATGTGCTTGGGATTAGTTGTCAATAGCAACAACACTCAGCTTCATAAATGTCTCTATCATGTGTGCATGGCAGGCAGATACACCCCATTACATTCTTTAGCAGTGACATTTGCTCCTTCAAATACACATTGTGTAATAGCTTAagtctttttttattcagttgttTTTATGTCAGTATctattgtaaatgtaattagttGAATTGGAAACATCCTCTGCTCTCCTAGGCCCTCCACCAGCTGTACTATGACCCAGACATGGACCATAAGAATGTAGCCCAGAAGTGGCTGACTCAGGCCCAAACCTCCACTCAGGCCTGGCAGTTCTGCTGGCCTCTGCTTGGCCCAGACAAGGTCTGTTCCCCAGCATCGTCCTACACCCTTTCCCATAGGTTTTACACACCTGGTTTTGATGTAGAATCCTTGCTTGTATTGCATTCCATGACCCCACTCATAACCCTGTTTTCCCCTTTGACCATCTACTCATTATCCCGCCATTTTCAAAACAGCTTCCTGAGATCCAATTCTTTGGTGCCAGCACCCTCCACACCAAGATCTCCCGCCACTGGGCTGACCTCCCTATAGACCAGCACCAGACCCTGAGGATGCAGCTTCTTTCCCACATCTCCCATTTCTCAAAAGGCCCCAAAATGGTGCTGACCAGGCTGTGTGTGGCCCTGGCTTCCCTGGCCCTCCACACCATTCCTCAGGCCTGGCCTCGGGCAGTCTCTGACATGGTCCTGGTCTTCCAGCCAGAGAAGACTGGGTCTGGGAATCAAAGTGGAGCCGGAGATGTAGGTGGAGCTGGTGAGATGGAATTGAACAACCACTCCCACTGCCTGGCCCTGCTGGAGCTCCTCACCGTGCTGCCAGAGGAGTTACAGAGCTGCCGGCTGCCGCAGGGGCGTCGTGCCCAGCTGAGAGAGGCCCTGGCTGGGGAGTGGACGGTGGTGTGTCCCCTTCTGCGTCAGCTGCTCCAGAAGCaggaggcccccagccaggtgAAGGAGCGGTGCCTGCGCTGCCTGTCCAGCTGGGTGGGACTGGATATCCCCCTGCACGGGGAGAGTGAGGGACTGCTACAGGACTGTTTCGCAGCTCTGTCTGACCCTGAGCTCTTCAACACGGCCGTGGAGACCATCGTCTGTGCTATATCTCAACCTGACTGCCAGAGGTGAGGCAGACACACACGAAAACACACTGACATGTACAGTCAGGCATAAACGCACGCTAAAGCTGGGAATTACCACAAACCTCGCtaggtatgtatgtgtgtgttcagataCACAGATGCTCTGGTGAACCTGATGCCTCTGGTGTTGGGTCTCCATGACCAGCTGAAGGCTGCGGCAAGGGACGGAGA encodes:
- the si:ch73-344o19.1 gene encoding uncharacterized protein si:ch73-344o19.1 isoform X1, which codes for MKNENNLVLCALMILISSSETKGQINALTTAPPPVTLQREGMSTAYPLFPLVNGDGDPGPELNPTNQTPTHQVDGALTKPAVTHSDSLLQRRSVTAAGDRDDIRHDNMGVTSQLTNPAHRVSRGTSSQDGSTLTGTTQPPSRVITLIQSSVGPSTPALTPAPTQPLTTEQTQTSDTAHVPSPADPPHQEFPSELNVGDDDKGPPLPSPLDPLLASMVFVFVVTTAVVSIVLFLKLRKQTNHPEFHRLQDLPMDDLMEDTPLSRYTYSY
- the si:ch73-344o19.1 gene encoding uncharacterized protein si:ch73-344o19.1 isoform X2, with product MSTAYPLFPLVNGDGDPGPELNPTNQTPTHQVDGALTKPAVTHSDSLLQRRSVTAAGDRDDIRHDNMGVTSQLTNPAHRVSRGTSSQDGSTLTGTTQPPSRVITLIQSSVGPSTPALTPAPTQPLTTEQTQTSDTAHVPSPADPPHQEFPSELNVGDDDKGPPLPSPLDPLLASMVFVFVVTTAVVSIVLFLKLRKQTNHPEFHRLQDLPMDDLMEDTPLSRYTYSY